TAATTTTACATTCTAAACTTGATTTTATGGCAACATGGACAATTGATACAACACACTCAGAAGTTTCTTTCAAAGTAAAGCACCTGGTGATTTCCACTGTTACGGGAAAATTCAAATCATTTGAAGGCACAGTAGAATCTGATAAAGAGGATTTCGCTGATGCCAGGATCAAATTCAGCGTAGACATTAACAGCATTGATACCGGCAATGAAGGTCGCGATGGTCACCTGAAATCTGCGGACTTCTTTGATGCCGAAAAATTCCCTTCCATGAGCTTCGAATCCACTGAGCTGGTGAACCAGGGTGGTGGAGATTATGAAGTGAAAGGAAACCTTACTATCAAAGGCGTAACCAAACCTGTAGTGCTGGATGTTGAGTATGGTGGTATCCAGAAAGACTTTTACGGCAATACTGTAGCGGGTTTTGAAGTATCCGGCAAGATCAATCGTCAGGATTTCGGTCTTACCTGGAGCGCAGTTACAGAAACAGGCGGAATTGTTGTGAGCGATGAAGTGAAGCTTCACATTAACGTGGAAGCGATCAAAAAAGCATAATCGTAAATGCTCTCAATAAATAGATGTTGAGCCGGTGTAGTTTTCTGCACCGGCTTTTATTTTTTATTTGGAGACAATGAGCCATGCTACTATATTTGCACTCCTGAATTCAGCCAGGTAAATGGGGAATTAGCTCAGCTGGCTAGAGCGCTTGCATGGCATGCAAGAGGTCACCGGTTCGACTCCGGTATTCTCCACAGGACATATTTTTTAAAATGGGTAGCTTTTTAAGCTGCCCATTTTTTTGCGCCTACTTCAGAGTGAAGGGCTATCTCCAAGGTGTTGATATTTGAATAGTTATATTTTCATACGCTTGTTTTGTTTTTTTATTTTCATCACTCCATGTATAAGGCCACATCTCTAAACGACTGTATGTAATCGCTCCATTGAAAAAACGAAAAGATTGCCACCTGGAATGATACCAAAAAGCAGGAGGTTGCTCAACGCATGATTCTGCATGCTTTTATGGCAAAGGAAGCTATCAAAGGTAGAAGAGATGCCAGTATAATTAGTGAGGTCCAAAATAAAGTGAAATTAATTTGTAGGATAGATGTTTCAAAATATGATCTTTCTGATAAAGGGTTTAGAAGGTTATAGGAGGGCCTTTCCCGTTAAACCAATATCAATATTGCCCTTTCAAAAATATCCCTGACCAGCTCCTGTACCCCGGTATTGCCAGGTCTCTTCACTTATACCTAAATTCCGGTATGCTTTCTATATGAATTTTCTTCAATTTTGAGCAATGAAAGTTCTGACCATTTACATAGTCAGTTTGTTTTTCTTCATTGCACCCGTCCGATCCCAGTCTCTGATCGATAGTCTTTACGTGGACAGTCTTGTCAATATTCTAAAAAATGCCCGATCGGACAGTACAAAAGCCCGTGCATGTTATTCGCTTTCCTTTTACTGGTCAAAATATGATAGCACCAATGCCTGGCATTACCTGGAAGAGGGCCGGCAATACAATGGGAAGAACAAATACCTGCAGGCTGTACATGTTTTTCACAAAGCTGCCTGTTTTTTCGATCTGGACCAGGACAAGGCGATGCAAAACTATCTGGAAGCAGCAAAGCTGTTCAGTAATTTCACGAACCCTGAAAGCTACCGGTTCCAGTCAAGATGCTGGGGAAATTATGGCGCACTCCAGCAAAGAAAAGATAATGAACCGGAAATGGTCAGTGCATTGCTCACAAAAGCGATCCCATTTGCAGAGAAGTCTGGTGATACGGCGCTGGCAGGGAATTATTATTCAGATGTTGGAATGGTATTCTCCAACCAGTTGCTGCATGAAAAGGCAGCCTACTATTTCAATAAGGCCCTTGCATGTTTTAGAATAAACAAACCTGCTCTGAAAGATGAAGTAATGACATTCCTTCACGCGGCCAGGAGTTTATGCCTCATGGATAGCCTGAAGGATGCAAAGCCGCTTCTGGACAATGTTAGAGCACTTTTAAAACCATTTCCGGATTCCGATCGAAATATAGATCTTAACATCACAGAGGCTATTTATTATAGAAAAGTGAACGATCCCGGAAAAGCTCTCCAGGTAATCCGTGATGGTATAAACCTGGCTGAAAAAATGGGCAGGAAATATTCCCTGAGTGAAGCATTGTACCAGGAGTACAAGACTTATTTTATGATGGCGCGATATCAACAGGCGCTGTTCTCCCTTCAAAGAGTGATGCAAATTACTCCTTACGAATTTGATGACAACAGGGTGATGCATTACAAGGAAATGGCCAGGGTATATAAAGCCATGGGCAATATTTCGAAAGCTTATGAATGGGTTACCAGGTACAGTGCATTACAGGATACAATTTATAAGGAGAATCTTGCAAAACAAATTGCGGACAATGAATCCCGGTATCGTTTTGTTACCAATGAAAAAAGATCATCCAACTGCAGTCGGAAAGGCAGGAGGCTGCCCTGGTGCACAGGAACCAGCAGTTGTTGAACTGGTTGCTGGGAGTAGCCGCATCCCTGTTCCTGCTTGCAACATTGTTCCTTATTTTCTATTATCGCAATAATAGAATGCAAACAAAACAGCAATGGAAAGAATTGCAGCAACAGCAGGAACTGATGCTTGCCAATGCCATGCTGGAAGGTGAAGAGCAGGAGAGGCGCCGCCTTGCGCGCGATCTGCATGATGGATTGGGCGGCACACTGGCAGGCATCAAAATAAAATTATCAGGACAGGAAAAGAAAGAAAAAACTCCGCAACTAAGTGAAGTGATCCTGCAGTTGGAAGGTTCTATCAGCGAGCTACGACGGATTGCAAGGAATATGATGCCTGAAAACCTGCAAAAGGTAGGGCTGGAGGAGGCTTTACGGGATCTCTGTGAATCGTTACAGAGCGATAATACCCTTATCGAGTTCCATTCCTTTGGCTTGCAGCCGGATATTCCACTGAATGTTCAGGCCAATATTTACCGCATCGTTCAGGAACTTCTCTCAAATGCGGTCAAACATGCAGCTGCTTCAAAGGTCATTGTGCAATGCAGTCAAAATGGAAAAATCTTCTTTATTACAGTGGAAGATAATGGGCGGGGATTCGAGATGAGTACCGTGAATGATGCTGAAGGCATCGGTTTTCAGAATATCAGGAACCGTGTTAAATACCTGAATGGAAGTATCGATATCGAATCTGTACAACAGGAAGGGACAACCGTAAATATTGAATTGCATGTCTGATATAAAAAAGACCCTCGCTATCGTAGATGATCATCCCATCGTGATTGAAGGGCTGAAAGCATTGATGAAGGAGAACCTGGCATTTGATCAGATCGTCACGTTCACCAATGGTAAGGACTTTATGAGTTTTCTTGCCAGCCAGTATGTGGACCTGGTATTGCTCGATGTTACCCTGCCCGATATGAGCGGCATCGATCTCTGCAAACAGATCAAAGCCTGCTGTCCGGATACCATAGTACTGGGATTGAGCAATCATGCCGAACGGAGCATAATTTTGCAGTTACTGGATTGCGGCGCTTCTGGCTATATGCTCAAGAGCGCACCGGCGGATGAGTTGCTGGAATGTATACAGGAAGCACAGTACGACGAAATGGTATTCAGTTCTGATGCGAAAAAGATATTGACAAGGCCAGGTGGTAGACATTCCAAACAATTGCCCTCCATTACTAAAAGAGAAAAACAAATATTACAGTTGCTGGCAGCCGGAAAGACCACCACCATAATCGCGGGAGAATTGCATCTTAGTCCATTCACCATCGATACTTATCGCAAGAACCTGCTGCAAAAATTTGAAGTAAAGAATACATCCGAACTGTTAATGCTGCTGGTGAAAGAAAACCTGCTTTGAATACCTGATCTCTTCATTCAGTTTGCTTATACCTGATTTCAGGAGGTGCAAAAAACCGATATTACGGTATTGTGCGTCCTGCCCGGCAGGAATAATTTTGGCTTCAGATCAACACCAGGGAAGCCGAAAACTGGTTGAAGAGTAGGCAAACAAAATAAATTCACCGCTATGAAGCAAGTAAAAAGATTATTACTGGGAACCTTATTCCTGAGTGTATTCGCATTGGTGTCCTGTTCCAAAGACAAGAATGATGATCCTGATCCGGGCGGAGATGGCCGTGGGAAAAAGATCAAATACAAAGTGACTGTTACCGATGGAGTTATTGGCACTGTTATTTATGGTTTTGATGACAAGACTACCACGCTAACATCGGTTAGCGGCAATAGCTGGGAAAGTAATGAACTGGATATTCCTTCCGGGGTAATCAGGGGCAGCGTGGCCGGTAATGGGATCGGTAACAATACAAGCTCGAAACTGACAACAGAAATATTTGTAGATGGGAAAAAGGTAGTAGAAAATACAGGTACAGGAAAAGCTCTGATGGCTTATTCGGGATACGATTTCTAGCAAGAATAAAAAAGACCAGTAACAACTGGTAACATAAGAAGGATAAACTGCTGCATGGCGGTTTATCCTTTTTCCATTTTAGAAATACCCTTCTGCTGCTGTTATCTTCACACGCAA
This portion of the Pseudobacter ginsenosidimutans genome encodes:
- a CDS encoding YceI family protein, with amino-acid sequence MATWTIDTTHSEVSFKVKHLVISTVTGKFKSFEGTVESDKEDFADARIKFSVDINSIDTGNEGRDGHLKSADFFDAEKFPSMSFESTELVNQGGGDYEVKGNLTIKGVTKPVVLDVEYGGIQKDFYGNTVAGFEVSGKINRQDFGLTWSAVTETGGIVVSDEVKLHINVEAIKKA
- a CDS encoding tetratricopeptide repeat protein: MKVLTIYIVSLFFFIAPVRSQSLIDSLYVDSLVNILKNARSDSTKARACYSLSFYWSKYDSTNAWHYLEEGRQYNGKNKYLQAVHVFHKAACFFDLDQDKAMQNYLEAAKLFSNFTNPESYRFQSRCWGNYGALQQRKDNEPEMVSALLTKAIPFAEKSGDTALAGNYYSDVGMVFSNQLLHEKAAYYFNKALACFRINKPALKDEVMTFLHAARSLCLMDSLKDAKPLLDNVRALLKPFPDSDRNIDLNITEAIYYRKVNDPGKALQVIRDGINLAEKMGRKYSLSEALYQEYKTYFMMARYQQALFSLQRVMQITPYEFDDNRVMHYKEMARVYKAMGNISKAYEWVTRYSALQDTIYKENLAKQIADNESRYRFVTNEKRSSNCSRKGRRLPWCTGTSSC
- a CDS encoding sensor histidine kinase, with amino-acid sequence MNWLLGVAASLFLLATLFLIFYYRNNRMQTKQQWKELQQQQELMLANAMLEGEEQERRRLARDLHDGLGGTLAGIKIKLSGQEKKEKTPQLSEVILQLEGSISELRRIARNMMPENLQKVGLEEALRDLCESLQSDNTLIEFHSFGLQPDIPLNVQANIYRIVQELLSNAVKHAAASKVIVQCSQNGKIFFITVEDNGRGFEMSTVNDAEGIGFQNIRNRVKYLNGSIDIESVQQEGTTVNIELHV
- a CDS encoding response regulator transcription factor is translated as MSDIKKTLAIVDDHPIVIEGLKALMKENLAFDQIVTFTNGKDFMSFLASQYVDLVLLDVTLPDMSGIDLCKQIKACCPDTIVLGLSNHAERSIILQLLDCGASGYMLKSAPADELLECIQEAQYDEMVFSSDAKKILTRPGGRHSKQLPSITKREKQILQLLAAGKTTTIIAGELHLSPFTIDTYRKNLLQKFEVKNTSELLMLLVKENLL